From a region of the Rhipicephalus microplus isolate Deutch F79 chromosome X, USDA_Rmic, whole genome shotgun sequence genome:
- the LOC119176312 gene encoding testicular acid phosphatase homolog has translation MKLACLLVFAAGAAARSIQQCGEASTLRQLHVMFRHGDRTPTSLYPNDPNSPRDFPEGLGHITHKGKNDQYNLGKYLRTKYEDFLTYDSNEMRARSSSRERCLESIQTNLYGLYPPRDKKVWNSEVDWQPVPIQTMPVDLDGMLYEDAICPADDEELERIRESPEGAEVMSNNANLMRTLEQLSGKKMTDWVSVRDLLDTLTIERSRNLKIPDWALPLWGNMTRVAKYTTILNYNSALHNRLRAGLMIREILRHSDEVINGNSNVKLYMYAAHDVLIAAFTSAFGVFNQLAVPSSTAVITELHEDADGNFYIQMLFKNDTTRKPYRLEIPGCEGFHCNLKTFKTIAKPYVVEDWRQECGLEPLPGGTNLFP, from the exons ATGTTTCGCCACGGAGACCGCACGCCAACGTCGCTATACCCCAACGATCCAAACTCGCCCAGGGATTTTCCAGAAGGCCTCGGTCACATAACGCAC aaaggCAAGAACGACCAGTACAACTTGGGAAAATATTTGAGGACAAAGTACGAAGACTTTTTGACCTACGATTCCAACGAa ATGCGAGCAAGAAGCTCTAGCCGAGAACGGTGCCTGGAGAGCATCCAGACCAACCTATACGGCCTTTATCCCCCACGGGACAAGAAAGTTTGGAACAGTGAAGTTGACTGGCAACCTGTACCCATTCAAACAATGCCCGTCGACTTGGATGGC ATGCTGTACGAAGATGCAATATGCCCCGCTGATGACGAGGAGCTGGAACGAATCCGCGAGTCACCGGAAGGCGCTGAGGTGATGAGCAACAACGCG AATTTGATGAGGACGCTCGAGCAGCTGTCTGGCAAGAAAATGACAGACTGGGTCAGCGTGAGAGATTTGCTGGACACTCTGACTATCGAG CGGAGTCGCAACCTGAAGATTCCTGACTGGGCGCTTCCACTTTGGGGCAACATGACAAGGGTGGCGAAATACACGACCATATTGAATTACAACAGCGCTCTGCATAACAGACTACGAGCTG GTCTGATGATCCGAGAAATACTGCGGCACTCCGATGAAGTCATTAATGGAAACTCGAACGTGAAGCTGTACATGTACGCTGCG CACGACGTCCTGATCGCAGCATTTACGTCAGCATTCGGAGTGTTCAACCAGTTGGCGGTGCCGTCATCGACAGCGGTCATCACCGAActgcacgaagacgccgacggcAACTTCTACATCCAGATGCTCTTCAAGAACGACACAACGCGCAAGCCCTACAGGCTCGAGATCCCCGGCTGTGAAGGGTTCCATTGCAACCTGAAAACCTTTAAGACAATCGCGAAGCCTTACGTCGTCGAGGACTGGCGCCAGGAATGTGGCCTCGAACCACTACCCGGTGGCACCAACCTATTTCCTTGA